A stretch of Balaenoptera ricei isolate mBalRic1 chromosome 9, mBalRic1.hap2, whole genome shotgun sequence DNA encodes these proteins:
- the LOC132371534 gene encoding RNA-binding protein 3-like: protein MSSEEGKLFVGGLSFNTDEQAPEDHFSSFGPISEVVVVKDRETQRSRGFGFITFTNPEHASDAMRAVNGESLDGRQIRVDRAGKSAWGTIGGAFGAYGRGHSYSRGGGDQGYGSGRYDSRPGGYGYGRSRDYGSRSQGGYDRYSGGNYRDNYDS, encoded by the coding sequence ATGTCCTCTGAAGAAGGGAAGCTCTTCGTGGGAGGGCTCAGCTTCAACACTGATGAGCAAGCTCCGGAAGACCACTTCAGCAGCTTTGGACCTATTTCTGAGGTGGTTGTTGTCAAGGACCGGGAGACTCAGCGATCCCGGGGTTTTGGCTTCATCACCTTCACCAACCCAGAACATGCCTCAGATGCCATGAGAGCCGTGAATGGAGAGTCTCTGGACGGTCGTCAGATCCGTGTAGACCGTGCGGGCAAGTCGGCCTGGGGAACAATAGGGGGTGCCTTTGGGGCCTATGGACGTGGTCACAGCTACTCTAGAGGTGGTGGGGACCAGGGCTATGGAAGTGGCAGGTATGACAGCCGACCTGGAGGATATGGATATGGAAGGTCCAGAGACTATGGCAGCAGAAGCCAGGGTGGTTATGACCGCTACTCAGGAGGAAATTACAGGGATAATTATGACAGCTAA